Below is a window of Solanum stenotomum isolate F172 chromosome 7, ASM1918654v1, whole genome shotgun sequence DNA.
ACTAATTAAAGTATTACAAATTGAACAAATCACGACAAAATATTGAAGAAACAACCTAACAAATTTGACATTAGCTTCTACCCAGATCAATCTCAACATGGAAATAACATTAGCATATCATAACGAATGTTGAGAACAGGGAAAAACCACGCCTTGTGATTTTGATATCTGCAATCAGTATGGGACGTGAATCAATTGTTTCTAACATCACCTTTCACCTCCTGAAAGTTCAGTAATACAAATTAGTTATAAAAGCACCGTACTGATATGTCCCATGACAAGTAAAAGCAATGTAGATCTACTTACACAATTAAGTCCAGCTGAGCTTTCGCACCCTTCATTGTTGTTATGTCCGTGATCATATTGTAAAACCAGAGAAACTACGCTCTCAAGGTAAATTGACTCCACATAAACAAGATTAGATTTTGAAACTGACCTGATTTGCAAGACAAAATTTACTGAAAGCCTTAAGAGTATATCAGTATTGAGATGTGGTGGACGGATGGAGAATGGCAACAATGACTTTGTGGGTTTTCTCCATTGACGGGACGTTTCCGATTCCATTTGAGTTTCTATAGACTACGTATTGTCGAAATCTTCTTACATATACATCTTCAtatgaaaatttcaaacaaacctattttggatattttcccctttttttttgcTATCGGATGAATAAATCTGATATTAAATCTTCTTTCAAATGTGTACTACATTATTTTGGGGTAGTATTAGGCTAATGTTAGAAGTATAATATTTCCATATTTAAACATAGTAAagatttttctaattaataattagttttCGATATTGTATAACCAATCTATTGATAAGATCTTTATTTTTGTGCTCGATTTTAGGTCGTNNNNNNNNNNNNNNNNNNNNNNNNNNNNNNNNNNNNNNNNNNNNNNNNNNNNNNNNNNNNNNNNNNNNNNNNNNNNNNNNNNNNNNNNNNNNNNNNNNNNNNNNNNNNNNNNNNNNNNNNNNNNNNNNNNNNNNNNNNNNNNNNNNNNNNNNNNNNNNNNNNNNNNNNNNNNNNNNNNNNNNNNNNNNNNNNNNNNNNNNNNNNNNNNNNNNNNNNNNNNNNNNNNNNNNNNNNNNNNNNNNNNNNNNNNNNNNNNNNNNNNNNNNNNNNNNNNNNNNNNNNNNNNNNNNNNNNNNNNNNNNNNNNNNNNNNNNNNNNNNNNNNNNNNNNNNNNNNNNNNNNNNNNNNNNNNNNNNNNNNNNNNNNNNNNNNNNNNNNNNNNNNNNNNNNNNNNNNNNNNNNNNNNNNNNNNNNNNNNNNNNNNNNNNNNNNNNNNNNNNNNNNNNNNNNNNNNNNNNNNNNNNNNNNNNNNNNNNNNNNNNNNNNNNNNNNNNNNNNNNNNNNNNNNNNNNNNNNNNNNNNNNNNNNNNNNNNNNNNNNNNNNNNNNNNNNNNNNNNNNNNNNNNNNNNNNNNNNNNNNNNNNNNNNNNNNNNNNNNNNNNNNNNNNNNNNNNNNNNNNNNNNNNNNNNNNNNNNNNNNNNNNNNNNNNNNNNNNNNNNNNNNNNNNNNNNNNNNNNNNNNNNNNNNNNNNNNNNNNNNNNNNNNNNNNNNNNNNNNNNNNNNNNNNNNNNNNNNNNNNNNNNNNNNNNNNNNNNNNNNNNNNNNNNNNNNNNNNNNNNNNNNNNNNNNNNNNNNNNNNNNNNNNNNNNNNNNNNNNNNNNNNNNNNNNNNNNNNNNNNNNNNNNNNNNNNNNNNNNNNNNNNNNNNNNNNNNNNNNNNNNNNNNNNNNNNNNNNNNNNNNNNNNNNNNNNNNNNNNNNNNNNNNNNNNNNNNNNNNNNNNNNNNNNNNNNNNNNNNNNNNNNNNNNNNNNNNNNNNNNNNNNNNNNNNNNNNNNNNNNNNNNNNNNNNNNNNNNNNNNNNNNNNNNNNNNNNNNNNNNNNNNNNNNNNNNNNNNNNNNNNNNNNNNNNNNNNNNNNNNNNNNNNNNNNNNNNNNNNNNNNNNNNNNNNNNNNNNNNNNNNNNNNNNNNNNNNNNNNNNNNNNNNNNNNNNNNNNNNNNNNNNNNNNNNNNNNNNNNNNNNNNNNNNNNNNNNNNNNNNNNNNNNNNNNNNNNNNNNNNNNNNNNNNNNNNNNNNNNNNNNNNNNNNNNNNNNNNNNNNNNNNNNNNNNNNNNNNNNNNNNNNNNNNNNNNNNNNNNNNNNNNNNNNNNNNNNNNNNNNNNNNNNNNNNNNNNNNNNNNNNNNNNNNNNNNNNNNNNNNNNNNNNNNNNNNNNNNNNNNNNNNNNNNNNNNNNNNNNNNNNNNNNNNNNNNNNNNNNNNNNNNNNNNNNNNNNNNNNNNNNNNNNNNNNNNNNNNNNNNNNNNNNNNNNNNNNNNNNNNNNNNNNNNNNNNNNNNNNNNNNNNNNNNNNNNNNNNNNNNNNNNNNNNNNNNNNNNNNNNNNNNNNNNNNNNNNNNNNNNNNNNNNNNNNNNNNNNNNNNNNNNNNNNNNNNNNNNNNNNNNNNNNNNNNNNNNNNNNNNNNNNNNNNNNNNNNNNNNNNNNNNNNNNNNNNNNNNNNNNNNNNNNNNNNNNNNNNNNNNNNNNNNNNNNNNNNNNNNNNNNNNNNNNNNNNNNNNNNNNNNNNNNNNNNNNNNNNNNNNNNNNNNNNNNNNNNNNNNNNNNNNNNNNNNNNNNNNNNNNNNNNNNNNNNNNNNNNNNNNNNNNNNNNNNNNNNNNNNNNNNNNNNNNNNNNNNNNNNNNNNNNNNNNNNNNNNNNNNNNNNNNNNNNNNNNNNNNNNNNNNNNNNNNNNNNNNNNNNNNNNNNNNNNNNNNNNNNNNNNNNNNNNNNNNNNNNNNNNNNNNNNNNNNNNNNNNNNNNNNNNNNNNNNNNNNNNNNNNNNNNNNNNNNNNNNNNNNNNNNNNNNNNNNNNNNNNNNNNNNNNNNNNNNNNNNNNNNNNNNNNNNNNNNNNNNNNNNNNNNNNNNNNNNNNNNNNNNNNNNNNNNNNNNNNNNNNNNNNNNNNNNNNNNNNNNNNNNNNNNNNNNNNNNNNNNNNNNNNNNNNNNNNNNNNNNNNNNNNNNNNNNNNNNNNNNNNNNNNNNNNNNNNNNNNNNNNNNNNNNNNNNNNNNNNNNNNNNNNNNNNNNNNNNNNNNNNNNNNNNNNNNNNNNNNNNNNNNNNNNNNNNNNNNNNNNNNNNNNNNNNNNNNNNNNNNNNNNNNNNNNNNNNNNNNNNNNNNNNNNNNNNNNNNNNNNNNNNNNNNNNNNNNNNNNNNNNNNNNNNNNNNNNNNNNNNNNNNNNNNNNNNNNNNNNNNNNNNNNNNNNNNNNNNNNNNNNNNNNNNNNNNNNNNNNNNNNNNNNNNNNNNNNNNNNNNNNNNNNNNNNNNNNNNNNNNNNNNNNNNNNNNNNNNNNNNNNNNNNNNNNNNNNNNNNNNNNNNNNNNNNNNNNNNNNNNNNNNNNNNNNNNNNNNNNNNNNNNNNNNNNNNNNNNNNNNNNNNNNNNNNNNNNNNNNNNNNNNNNNNNNNNNNNNNNNNNNNNNNNNNNNNNNNNNNNNNNNNNNNNNNNNNNNNNNNNNNNNNNNNNNNNNNNNNNNNNNNNNNNNNNNNNNNNNNNNNNNNNNNNNNNNNNNNNNNNNNNNNNNNNNNNNNNNNNNNNNNNNNNNNNNNNNNNNNNNNNNNNNNNNNNNNNNNNNNNNNNNNNNNNNNNNNNNNNNNNNNNNNNNNNNNNNNNNNNNNNNNNNNNNNNNNNNNNNNNNNNNNNNNNNNNNNNNNNNNNNNNNNNNNNNNNNNNNNNNNNNNNNNNNNNNNNNNNNNNNNNNNNNNNNNNNNNNNNNNNNNNNNNNNNNNNNNNNNNNNNNNNNNNNNNNNNNNNNNNNNNNNNNNNNNNNNNNNNNNNNNNNNNNNNNNNNNNNNNNNNNNNNNNNNNNNNNNNNNNNNNNNNNNNNNNNNNNNNNNNNNNNNNNNNNNNNNNNNNNNNNNNNNNNNNNNNNNNNNNNNNNNNNNNNNNNNNNNNNNNNNNNNNNNNNNNNNNNNNNNNNNNNNNNNNNNNNNNNNNNNNNNNNNNNNNNNNNNNNNNNNNNNNNNNNNNNNNNNNNNNNNNNNNNNNNNNNNNNNNNNNNNNNNNNNNNNNNNNNNNNNNNNNNNNNNNNNNNNNNNNNNNNNNNNNNNNNNNNNNNNNNNNNNNNNNNNNNNNNNNNNNNNNNNNNNNNNNNNNNNNNNNNNNNNNNNNNNNNNNNNNNNNNNNNNNNNNNNNNNNNNNNNNNNNNNNNNNNNNNNNNNNNNNNNNNNNNNNNNNNNNNNNNNNNNNNNNNNNNNNNNNNNNNNNNNNNNNNNNNNNNNNNNNNNNNNNNNNNNNNNNNNNNNNNNNNNNNNNNNNNNNNNNNNNNNNNNNNNNNNNNNNNNNNNNNNNNNNNNNNNNNNNNNNNNNNNNNNNNNNNNNNNNNNNNNNNNNNNNNNNNNNNNNNNNNNNNNNNNNNNNNNNNNNNNNNNNNNNNNNNNNNNNNNNNNNNNNNNNNNNNNNNNNNNNNNNNNNNNNNNNNNNNNNNNNNNNNNNNNNNNNNNNNNNNNNNNNNNNNNNNNNNNNNNNNNNNNNNNNNNNNNNNNNNNNNNNNNNNNNNNNNNNNNNNNNNNNNNNNNNNNNNNNNNNNNNNNNNNNNNNNNNNNNNNNNNNNNNNNNNNNNNNNNNNNNNNNNNNNNNNNNNNNNNNNNNNNNNNNNNNNNNNNNNNNNNNNNNNNNNNNNNNNNNNNNNNNNNNNNNNNNNNNNNNNNNNNNNNNNNNNNNNNNNNNNNNNNNNNNNNNNNNNNNNNNNNNNNNNNNNNNNNNNNNNNNNNNNNNNNNNNNNNNNNNNNNNNNNNNNNNNNNNNNNNNNNNNNNNNNNNNNNNNNNNNNNNNNNNNNNNNNNNNNNNNNNNNNNNNNNNNNNNNNNNNNNNNNNNNNNNNNNNNNNNNNNNNNNNNNNNNNNNNNNNNNNNNNNNNNNNNNNNNNNNNNNNNNNNNNNNNNNNNNNNNNNNNNNNNNNNNNNNNNNNNNNNNNNNNNNNNNNNNNNNNNNNNNNNNNNNNNNNNNNNNNNNNNNNNNNNNNNNNNNNNNNNNNNNNNNNNNNNNNNNNNNNNNNNNNNNNNNNNNNNNNNNNNNNNNNNNNNNNNNNNNNNNNNNNNNNNNNNNNNNNNNNNNGTGTCTATACAAACTTCAGTGTAAATGCCCAGTTGCTTGATCCCTCTCCAGTTTTAATGTGAAAGCCATAATAATTCTCCCCATCGAATCTCCACCACATGTCTACACACTCTAGGCAAGACGCATTATTAGGACTATAATTACAACTATAACATGTGGGGATACCAAGTCCTGCAACTTTATCATCTGTAGACTGTAGTGGATCTATTAAGAATGATATTTTGAAAGGAATATCAGAATGCCGAACTTTAAGAAACCTAGTATTAATTAGCATTACCTACGTATACTCCAGCAGCGGCAAGTATGAAGTTAATACACGTGTAGGGAAGGGGATTGCTTTTTCTAAGACACCCTATGATATTGAAAGGTAAGTACAAAGTAAGTACCTCTTTCTGATACAAAAACTGGTATATATACTCTAATAAGTTGTGCtgttatatataataaagaaatgaaaacGCCCTCAAAGTCCCTATGAGCATCTCAAAAGAAGGAAAACAGAGAAATATATCATGCTCGAGCTCTGTACTACTGTAACAACGTTGAATTGTATTCCGACAAATTTACAACATTCTTCACCACACTCTACTCGCAAAAATAACAACTTATTAGGTTGTCAACTTCATGCTTAtgcaacttttaaaattttaaagaaaaagaaagactCATGTCATGTGTACGGAAGTGAAAGAATTTAAAGGTAGATGtggaaaacaaacaaaatacatCCTGACAAATGAATTAACTGCATCACCAAtctaatataaaataagtttccaTAATCCTTTTTGCAAGCTCCTCACTTCCGAGTTGCAGCAACTGGTTTTTTCTATCAAAAGCTTTTACATCTTTTAATTGACTATTCCAAGGTGTGCTTGCATGAGAAGTAGAATGACTCAAATTTTTCATATACATTAAACGATCAATTAAACGTGTAACTGTTTCAATATCAATTGAGATTAAGTTGAGTCTCCCAGGATGACAACTCCATAGCAAAGCATCCACAAAAGTTGGGCACTCTATAATTTCATCCATCAGTAGCATATTGAGATTTAAAACGTCCACCCCTCCACTAGAACCTATGTGGTCCATTTGCACATCTGTCATGTTGATCTCATCGCATTTTAATATACAAAGGCTAACTTCAGACCAAGAGGATGAATTTGATAGAAACTTCCTCAACTTACAAAACCATGCCGTATTTAAACTGAGGAGACAATGAAGAATGATTTTTGACTCTCTTGCAATGTTAAGTTCAGGAATTTCATACCCTTTATAGTCAAGGGATACCAAATTTGGAGCATCAATGTTACATATCTTGCAATATTGTATAATCTTCAAGACCTTCAGTGAAGCCGATTTGATCTTTAGAACATTCATTCCCGAACAATTCTCAACGATGAAAGAGACAATCAAGGGACAGCTATTAAGTAGAGTCTGAAGCATGTTTTCGTCTAATGTTACATTAGATAGAGAAATCTTTCTTAATGAACTGCAATTCACAACTCCACTAGCTAATGAAACAGGCATAAGAGTACAATCGTGCAGAACCAATTCTCTTAAAGATTTGGCTGCCAAGATTGTTAAAATAGGCGCCGGGTATGATTTAAAGTGGAGTACAAGTTCTTTTACACCATTCTCAAGTGCAATCAGAAGCCACTTATCAACCATAGGGAAAAGTTGGAGAGAATCAGCAAAAATCTCTGATAATTCAAACTTTTGTATAGGAATTTTCCCCTTCCCATATCTCTCCATGATTGTGTCCACTATCTTTGTACGGCTTtcccaacaaaataaaaagattttcaaGTTGGGAAGAGTCGACCACGCTTGCAGCCATGTTTTGGAGAGAATACTCATCTTGGATGCTTGATTATAGCTAGGAAGAAAACTGAGTATTTTTTGAACGAGACATTCCGGCAATATGTCAGCCATGGTTGTATGGTGAAGGATCACAACCCTAATATAATTTATAGGAATCCTATTTTTATATGTATCGATACTTACTGGTTGTCGCTAAATTTAAGTGTATTTGTTAATCTCCCCTAAATAAATGGTTAAATGTATACTTAAGATGAGTAAAAATAGgaggaaaatatatttctttttccttatttCTCCGTCCTATCCTTTAAACTAGGAATTTCATTATTAATTCGTTGTTTCGTTACTGAATATCCTTATTTCACAGTCTCTTTTTATAAGCATTAGTTCTGGGCACGTGCGTTGTACGTTTGTTCCATGCTAAATTGTGTGGAGTtgttataacgatatatatatatatatatatacttgaacaTGTATGTTGCCCATGTATCTCATGCTTAACTAGTAcaagaactttgaaaatattataattagtgTGTGATAAATTGcacaaaaattgaagagaaatatACAAGCTCAAACCAATAACTTCAATTATACAATTCCTATAATATATCAAgtatataatttgataaaagtttattttgtttgatatgtcataactcataatttaaatgtcaaatgtgatttcaaaatatttcttgtcttaagtttttcatcttctttttaagaaattgtaGTCTCCACCTTTTCACATTTGCATACGTATTAAGAGTTGTTGTCGAATGAGAGTAGtgttttgcaaaaaaataaaaaattgagtgTTTCTTATTGGTTTAGAAAACCCTAAACACAATATTACAAATATTTCTCTtggttatgttttttttacagaaaagggtcatat
It encodes the following:
- the LOC125870163 gene encoding F-box/FBD/LRR-repeat protein At1g13570-like, with the translated sequence MADILPECLVQKILSFLPSYNQASKMSILSKTWLQAWSTLPNLKIFLFCWESRTKIVDTIMERYGKGKIPIQKFELSEIFADSLQLFPMVDKWLLIALENGVKELVLHFKSYPAPILTILAAKSLRELVLHDCTLMPVSLASGVVNCSSLRKISLSNVTLDENMLQTLLNSCPLIVSFIVENCSGMNVLKIKSASLKVLKIIQYCKICNIDAPNLVSLDYKGYEIPELNIARESKIILHCLLSLNTAWFCKLRKFLSNSSSWSEVSLCILKCDEINMTDVQMDHIGSSGGVDVLNLNMLLMDEIIECPTFVDALLWSCHPGRLNLISIDIETVTRLIDRLMYMKNLSHSTSHASTPWNSQLKDVKAFDRKNQLLQLGSEELAKRIMETYFILDW